The Podarcis raffonei isolate rPodRaf1 chromosome 2, rPodRaf1.pri, whole genome shotgun sequence genome window below encodes:
- the PRKAG1 gene encoding 5'-AMP-activated protein kinase subunit gamma-1: protein MEAATVPESGLEKSLPSSEADEDSGSGIYTCFMKSHRCYDLIPTSSKLVVFDTSLQVKKAFFALVTNGVRAAPLWDSKTQSFVGMLTITDFINILHRYYKSAMVQIYELEEHKIETWREVYLQDSFKPLVCISPSASLYDAVTSLIRNKIHRLPVIDPDSGNTLYILTHKRILKFLKLFIAEFPKPEFMSKSIEELKIGTYENIAMVHTNTPVYVALGIFVQQRVSALPVVDESGRVVDIYSKFDVINLAAEKTYNNLDVTVTKALQHRSQYFEGVLKCYKHETLETIINRLVEAEVHRLVVVDESNVVKGIVSLSDILQALVLPGGQKP from the exons ATGGAGGCG GCCACCGTTCCTGAGAGTGGACTGGAGAAAAGCCTGCCTTCATCAGAAG CAGATGAGGATTCCGGCAGCGGCATCTACACATGTTTCATGAAATCGCATCGCTGCTACGACCTCATTCCAACGAGCTCCAAGCTTGTGGTCTTCGACACTTCTCTGCAG GTCAAGAAAGCCTTCTTTGCGCTGGTGACTAATGGTGTGAGAGCCGCCCCCCTCTGGGACAGCAAAACACAAAGCTTTGTAG GAATGCTCACAATCACGGATTTCATCAACATCCTTCATCGCTACTACAAATCAGCCATG GTGCAGATCTATGAGCTGGAGGAGCACAAGATCGAAACATGGCGAG AAGTCTACCTGCAGGACTCCTTCAAGCCCCTGGTCTGCATTTCACCTAGTGCCAG CCTGTATGATGCAGTCACCTCCTTGATCCGGAACAAGATCCACCGCCTGCCTGTCATCGACCCTGACTCTGGGAACACGCTGTACATCTTGACCCACAAGCGCATCCTCAAGTTCCTCAAGCTGTTT ATTGCAGAGTTTCCCAAGCCAGAATTCATGTCCAAAAGCATCGAGGAGCTGAAGATTGGCACCTATGAAAATATTGCCATGGTCCATACCAACACCCCTGTTTATGTGGCGCTGGGCATCTTTGTACAACAGCGGGTTTCTGCGTTGCCTGTGGTGGATGAGTCAG gccgggTTGTAGACATTTACTCCAAGTTTGATGTCATT AACCTGGCAGCAGAGAAAACGTACAACAACCTGGATGTGACGGTGACCAAGGCGTTGCAGCATCGCTCACAGTACTTTGAGGGTGTGCTCAAGTGTTACAAGCATGAGACTCTGGAGACAATTATCAACCGGTTGGTGGAGGCCGAG GTTCATCGGCTGGTTGTGGTGGATGAAAGCAATGTGGTGAAGGGGATCGTGTCCCTCTCGGATATTCTGCAGGCCCTGGTCCTGCCTGGCGGTCAGAAGCCCTGA